A region from the Hippopotamus amphibius kiboko isolate mHipAmp2 chromosome 15, mHipAmp2.hap2, whole genome shotgun sequence genome encodes:
- the LOC130837009 gene encoding 60S ribosomal protein L37-like, giving the protein MTKGTSLFGKCRNKTHTLCCCCGSKACHLQKSTCGKCDSPAKQKRKCNWSAKAIRQNTTGTGRMRHLKIVYRRFRHGFREGNNT; this is encoded by the coding sequence ATGACGAAGGGAACGTCATTGTTTGGAAAATGTCGGAATAAGACGCACACGTTGTGCTGCTGCTGTGGCTCTAAGGCCTGCCACCTTCAGAAGTCGACCTGTGGCAAATGTGACTCCCCTGCCAAGCAAAAGAGAAAGTGTAACTGGAGTGCTAAAGCTATAAGACAAAATACCACCGGGACTGGTCGAATGAGGCACCTAAAAATTGTATACCGCAGATTCAGGCATGGATTCCGTGAAGGAAACAACACCTAA